Part of the Methylomonas rapida genome is shown below.
AGCCGGTCGTGGTGTGTTGGTGATTATCCGGCAGAAAGAGGATAACAAATCGTTGGTCGAGCTGGTTCATGCCTATCAAATGCAGGATCATGGCCTCAAAAACACTCAGGACTTGACGGCCGATGCCGATTGGCGCACCACCGGAACCGGCTCTCGGATCTTGTCCGATTTGGGCGTGCGACGGCTGAAAGTCATGGGTACGCAGAAAAAATACATTGGTCTGTCCGGTTTCGACCTGGAAGTGGTAGAGCATATCGACACCGCACATTGAATAAACCTTTAATCAAGATTTCAATCCATACAGCAAGGTAAACCTATGACAACAGTCACAACCCTGGAAGGCAATCTGTCCGCGCAAGGCGGCAAATTTTGCATCGTCTCCTCGCGTTTCAACAGCTTCATCGTCGAGCAACTGGAAGGTGGCGCGATTGATGCCATCGTCCGACACGGAGGCGATAAAGCCAACATCACGCTGGTTAAAGTGCCGGGCGCCTTCGAATTACCCGTGGCTGTGCAACGAGTCGCTGCGGCCAAAAAATTCGATGCGATCATCGTGTTGGGCGCGGTGATCCGCGGTGGTACGCCCCACTTTGAATATGTCGCCGGCGAATGCGTGAAAGGTATCGCCCAGGTTTCGTTGCAACACGACGTGCCGGTCAGCTTCGGCGTGTTGACCGTCGATACGATCGAGCAAGCCATAGAGCGAGCGGGTACCAAAGCCGGCAACAAAGGCGCGGAAGCGGCCTTGTCGGCAATCGAAATGGTCAGTCTGTTCAATAATATGAGTGTTTAATGAGTCAAGCGAAAACCAATGCCAGAAAGTGCGCGGTGCAAGCACTGTATCAGTGGCAAATGTCCGGCGAAAGCCTGAGCCGTATCGAAACTTACTTCCTGGAGCAAGAGTATCTGAAAGGGGCACAGAAAACCTATTTCAGTGAGCTGTTTCATGGCGTACCCAAACAGTTGACGGAGATTGATGCGGCGCTGGCCGAATTCGTCGATCGGCCAGTAGAAAAAATCGATCCCGTGGAACGGGCGATTTTACGCATCGGGGTTTATGAGTTGATCAATCGACTGGAAACACCGTACAAAGTCATCATTAACGAGGGCGTCAATCTGGCTAAGGATTTTGGCGCCGAAGGCAGTCACAAATATGTCAACGGCATCTTGGATAAGGTTTCGCAGAAGCAGCGCGCGGTCGAAATCGCCGCCAAGCGGGCCAAGCCGCAAAACTGATGGCGCGGGTCAACGAGTGACGGACACATTGCTCTGAAAATCATGGTGGACGAAGTGCCGAAATATCTGGAAAAAGCTAAAGCTTTTTCACTCCGAGCCACGCAGGGGAGTGCGATTGCTTTAGCTATCGCACTGATGGCAAATCTTCCCGGCTTGCGCGTTTTTTGACCCGGTGGATAACGTTCATTTACCGGGGTAATGCAACACTTTCATGGCCGTTAGGTAGAACAATGTCGGGAACAATTGCCGAATTCGATTTGATCCGGCGCTATTTCGCCGTGCATGCGCCGCAACACCCTTACAACCCATTGGGCATAGGCGATGACTGCGCATTATTGAATGTGCCTGCGGGCTATCAGTTGGCGGTGACCACCGACACCATGGTCGAAAATGTGCATTTTTTCGCCGATGTCGATCCCGAGTCACTCGGCCACAAGTTGCTGGCGGTCAATCTGAGCGATCTGGCGGCCATGGGTGCCGAACCCTTTGCGGTGACGTTGGCCCTGACTTTGCCCGCGACCGATGAATCTTGGCTGCAGGCTTTTTCGCGCGGATTCATGGCACTGGCCAGGCAATATGGCGTCGATCTGGTTGGAGGGGACACGACGTCCGGGCCTTTGACATTGAGTGTGCAGGCCATGGGCGTGGTGCCGGAGGGCAGGGCGTTGCTGCGCTCTGGCGCCCAAGCCGGCGACGCGGTTTACGTCACGGGTCAGCTCGGCAATGCCGGTCTTGGGCTAAAGATCAAGCAAGGTTATGACTGCAACAGGCCCGATCTGGCATTGCAGTGTTTCAATAAACCGCAGCCCCGTATCGAGCAGGGTCTGGCATTACGCGGTATTGCCAACGCTTGCATCGATATTTCCGATGGTCTGGCCGCCGATTTGGGTCATATTCTGGAACAAAGCGGTGTGGGCGCCCGCTTGCAATGGGAGCGTTTGCCGCTGTCTGCGCAAGTACAGGAGTATGTCGAACGTAGCAACGACTGGCGCATGCCGTTGACGGCTGGCGACGATTACGAATTGTGTTTTACCGTGCCAGCCGATTTTGCCGGGCAATTGCCCGGCGGCAGCATCCAGGTCGGAACGATAGAGGCCGAACCGGGGTTGCGCGTCGAACGAGCCGGTGTTACGGAAATCTTCGAGGCGAAAGGCTATGAGCATTTTTCTTAGAGAACATTATGGCAACAGCCGCCTGACGGCATCAGAGATTCTCAAAGACCCGGTGCTGCTGTTGGCGTTCGGCTTCGGCTCCGGTTTGGCGAAGAAAATGCCGGGTACGCTGGGCACCCTGGCCGCCATTCCGTTGTATGTGCTGTTGATGCAAACCCCTGTTGCCGTTTATGGGATTTTCACCCTGCTGAGTGTAGTGTTTGGCATTCTTATCTGCGAGCAAGCCTCGAAAAAACTGGACGTGCACGATTTCGGCGGCATCGTTTGGGACGAGATTGCCGGTTTCCTGATTACGATGATAGGCTTGCCGTTTTCCTGGCATAGCCTGCTCGCCGGTTTTGTCTTGTTCAGACTATTCGACATTGTCAAACCCTGGCCGATCAAATGGCTGGACAAGCATGTTGAAGGCGGCTTGGGCATCATGATGGACGACGTGTTGGCGGGCGTTTTCGCGGCTTTAATCTTGCGTTTTTGGTTTTAATGGATTTTTGTCTACGGTGCCAGCTTTGAAACTAAGGAATGTGTGGGAAATAAGCTCGACAATGGTAGGTGCGAATTCATTCGCACTGTGCGGATAAAGCCGCACCTACACCGAATACTTGCATGGATTATTTCGTATTCATTCCTAACGCGGCTTAATCCTATAAAAATCATTTGGTCCACGAAACACACAAAAATCACGAACAGTTTCAAAAAGTTATTGCTCAAAAAGCCGGCACCTTGCGGGTAACTAAATCAAGTTACGTAACCATCTGTTTTATTTCGTGTCTTTCGTGTCTTTCGTGGACTACTGATGTTTTTAGGTTAATCCATAGGGCGCAATAGTCTTAGTCCTTTGCGCCGTATCTAAAGGGCGATGACAATCGCCCTTTTTTGCATATCAAAAACAGCCGTTACTCATCGCAAATATGTTTCGGCGTGTCGCCGTTCTCATCTTGCGGCTGGGCCGTTTTGGGCAGGTTCGGCATCATGTTTTTCATGCCTTCGCCGCATTTTTTCATGTCCTGCATGACCTTGCTGTGAGCGGCATCCTTGCCGAATTCCATCGCGCGTGCCATCGCCGCATCGCGTTTACCGGCCGCGCATAAGGCTTTGACTTCGGCATCCATGGCGTCGGCTTTTTGTTGGAAGGCCTCCAGTTCGGCTTCATCGATATTCGCCATGCAATTTTGCATCTGTTCAGCTTGTTGCATCAGTTGCTGCATTTGCGCCTCGTTCATTTGCATGCCGCCAAAGTTCTGAGCCGAAACGGCGATAGGTAGTGCCAACAGGCTGCAGGTCAAGAGTTTTTTCATGAAATTCTCCAAAAACACATTGTAGGGATCGTCAATTGCGTAAATATTCGTTGATTTGCAGTAGATCTTGCTCGGTCAGGCTGCCGGAGGCCTGTTTGAGTTTAATGCCGTTGATCAGGTAATCATAACGGCTTCTGGCGTAATCACTCAGGGCCTTGTAAAGATTGCGCTGAATGGCCAGTACGTCGACCATGGTGCGGGTGCCGACTTCCAGGCCGGCTTCCGCGGCCTCGACGGCCAATTCGCCCGATTCGGTGGTGGTTTTGAGGGCCTTGACTTGATTGATGCTGGCCAAGACGCCGCGATAGGCGTCTTTGACTTCGCGATTGACGCTGCGCTTGACCTTGATCAGTTCTTCCTTCGCGATCTCGTATTCCTGTTGTGCCTGGCGGGTGCGCGATACCGTGCCGCCGCCTTCAAATATCGGTAGGTTGACTTGGACGCCAAAACTCTCGTTGTCGCCGCGGAAACCAAATTGGTTGCCGTTGTCCTGTTGATAGTATTGCGCCACGATATCCAGGGTCGGCAAATGCTTGGATTCCTGCAGCTCGATGTTTTTGCGGATGAATTCCGCTTGATTGAACTGGGCTACGATCGAAAAGTTATTACTTTCCGCCGAGTTGGCCCACGCGGAAATGTCTTGAGGACTGGGCTGGCTCAGCGGTATTTGCTCTGCCAGCTTTTTAAGCGTCGCCGGATTGTCGCCAATGATTTCGCGTAACCTTTCCTTGCTGTTATCCAGTTGATTTTCGGCCTCGATGACGGCGGCTTGCGCGCGATCGAAAGCGGCCTGGGCTTCGTAGACGTCGGTGATCGCAATGATGCCGACATCGAAGCGCTGCTTGGCTTGTTCCAATTGTTTTTCGATGGAATTCTTTTCGGCAACGATGAAATCAAGATTATCTTGAGCCGCGAGCACATTGAAATAAGCCTCGACGGTTCGCGTCATCAGGCCTTGTTGCTTGGCTTGAAATTCGGCTTCGGCCTGGGCGATTTTGTTTTCGGATTGATCCAGCTGTACCCAGTGGCCCCAGTTGAAAACGGGTTGCTTCAGGCTGATTCCCAAGGCATGATCCCAATAATGCTGCAAGCCCGCGCCCATGATGCTGAACTCGGTTTTGTAGTTGGCCAGTCGGTTACGCTCGCTGCTGGCGGTAAAACTTAAATTAGGCAGCATTTGCGCAATGCTTTGCGATTTGAACTCACCAGCGACCGCTTGATTGATGTCGCTGATCTTGAATTCAGGATCGTTTTGTACAGCCAATCGATAAATTTCCATCAAGTCTTCGGCCAAGGCCGCTTCGAACGGTATAGAGGCTAACCATAGCGCCGCCAACAGTCTTATCATTGCAATGTTCCGTACAGAGGTGTGAGAATTAATCGATATTATCGCCTAGAATACAGCTACTTCTGCAGCTTTATTTAAGTTTCGCATAAGGTTAGGCCGACAATATTGATTCGTCAAAAATTTAACCCAATCCCAAGAGCTATTATGACTATGAAAGTTACCAAAGCCGTTTTTCCCGTTGCCGGACTGGGCACCCGGTCATTGCCCGCAACCAAGGCCGTTGCCAAGGAAATGTTGCCGGTGGTGGACAAGCCGCTGATTCAGTATGCGGTGGAAGAGGCCGTGGCCGCCGGCATCGACACGATGATTTTCGTGATCGGTAGAAACAAGGAATCCATTGCCAACCATTTCGATAAATCCTACGAACTGGAAAAGGAACTGGAAAAAAGCGGCAAGACCGATTTGCTGAAAATGCTGCGGGAGATTTTGCCCGCGCATGTGTCCTGCGTATTCGTGCGTCAAGCGGAGGCTCTGGGTTTGGGTCATGCGGTGCATTGCGCCAAGCCGGTGGTCGGTAACGAGCCGTTTGCGGTGATCTTGCCGGATGACTTGATCGAGGACGGCGAGCGCGGTTGCATGAAGCAGATGGTGGATTTGTTCGACAAAGAGCAAAGCAGCGTGTTGGGGGTAGAGCGGGTCGATCCCAAGGAAACCCATAAGTACGGCATCGTCGAACATGCCGAAGCCTCGCCCAGAGTCGGTTGGTTGAGTTCCATCGTCGAGAAACCTAAACCCGAAGTGGCGCCCTCCAATATCGCGGTGGTCGGGCGCTACATCTTGACGCCGGCCATTTTTCAAAAAATCGAGA
Proteins encoded:
- the ribH gene encoding 6,7-dimethyl-8-ribityllumazine synthase; this encodes MTTVTTLEGNLSAQGGKFCIVSSRFNSFIVEQLEGGAIDAIVRHGGDKANITLVKVPGAFELPVAVQRVAAAKKFDAIIVLGAVIRGGTPHFEYVAGECVKGIAQVSLQHDVPVSFGVLTVDTIEQAIERAGTKAGNKGAEAALSAIEMVSLFNNMSV
- the nusB gene encoding transcription antitermination factor NusB, whose translation is MSQAKTNARKCAVQALYQWQMSGESLSRIETYFLEQEYLKGAQKTYFSELFHGVPKQLTEIDAALAEFVDRPVEKIDPVERAILRIGVYELINRLETPYKVIINEGVNLAKDFGAEGSHKYVNGILDKVSQKQRAVEIAAKRAKPQN
- the thiL gene encoding thiamine-phosphate kinase, which gives rise to MSGTIAEFDLIRRYFAVHAPQHPYNPLGIGDDCALLNVPAGYQLAVTTDTMVENVHFFADVDPESLGHKLLAVNLSDLAAMGAEPFAVTLALTLPATDESWLQAFSRGFMALARQYGVDLVGGDTTSGPLTLSVQAMGVVPEGRALLRSGAQAGDAVYVTGQLGNAGLGLKIKQGYDCNRPDLALQCFNKPQPRIEQGLALRGIANACIDISDGLAADLGHILEQSGVGARLQWERLPLSAQVQEYVERSNDWRMPLTAGDDYELCFTVPADFAGQLPGGSIQVGTIEAEPGLRVERAGVTEIFEAKGYEHFS
- a CDS encoding phosphatidylglycerophosphatase A family protein, giving the protein MSIFLREHYGNSRLTASEILKDPVLLLAFGFGSGLAKKMPGTLGTLAAIPLYVLLMQTPVAVYGIFTLLSVVFGILICEQASKKLDVHDFGGIVWDEIAGFLITMIGLPFSWHSLLAGFVLFRLFDIVKPWPIKWLDKHVEGGLGIMMDDVLAGVFAALILRFWF
- a CDS encoding TolC family outer membrane protein; this translates as MIRLLAALWLASIPFEAALAEDLMEIYRLAVQNDPEFKISDINQAVAGEFKSQSIAQMLPNLSFTASSERNRLANYKTEFSIMGAGLQHYWDHALGISLKQPVFNWGHWVQLDQSENKIAQAEAEFQAKQQGLMTRTVEAYFNVLAAQDNLDFIVAEKNSIEKQLEQAKQRFDVGIIAITDVYEAQAAFDRAQAAVIEAENQLDNSKERLREIIGDNPATLKKLAEQIPLSQPSPQDISAWANSAESNNFSIVAQFNQAEFIRKNIELQESKHLPTLDIVAQYYQQDNGNQFGFRGDNESFGVQVNLPIFEGGGTVSRTRQAQQEYEIAKEELIKVKRSVNREVKDAYRGVLASINQVKALKTTTESGELAVEAAEAGLEVGTRTMVDVLAIQRNLYKALSDYARSRYDYLINGIKLKQASGSLTEQDLLQINEYLRN
- the galU gene encoding UTP--glucose-1-phosphate uridylyltransferase GalU, translated to MTMKVTKAVFPVAGLGTRSLPATKAVAKEMLPVVDKPLIQYAVEEAVAAGIDTMIFVIGRNKESIANHFDKSYELEKELEKSGKTDLLKMLREILPAHVSCVFVRQAEALGLGHAVHCAKPVVGNEPFAVILPDDLIEDGERGCMKQMVDLFDKEQSSVLGVERVDPKETHKYGIVEHAEASPRVGWLSSIVEKPKPEVAPSNIAVVGRYILTPAIFQKIENTGRGAGGEIQLTDAIAALMKDERVLSYEFEGNRYDCGSKFGFLLANVEYGLLHKEIKAEFANYLKQRVSKI